Proteins encoded in a region of the Cyanobacterium stanieri LEGE 03274 genome:
- a CDS encoding CopG family ribbon-helix-helix protein has translation MATLTIRLPDDKHERLKQLAQTRGISVNKLMEEFSTKAIAEFDTFNRFQVMASKGDIQQGLALLDKLDASF, from the coding sequence ATGGCAACTTTAACGATTCGACTTCCTGATGATAAACATGAAAGATTGAAACAGTTGGCACAAACTAGGGGGATTAGTGTTAATAAATTAATGGAAGAATTTTCTACTAAAGCTATTGCTGAATTTGATACTTTTAATCGTTTTCAAGTTATGGCAAGTAAAGGTGATATTCAACAAGGGTTGGCTTTATTAGACAAGTTAGACGCTAGTTTTTAA
- the ltrA gene encoding group II intron reverse transcriptase/maturase — translation MTTINKSIDKTENWQSINWKKVEIEVFRLQKRIYRASQSGNKKLTHKLQKLLTSSYYAKLLSTRKVTQDNQGRKTAGVDGVKSLTPNQRLEMVNNLNLRGKSKPTRRVWIPKVDGEQRPLGIPCMEERVRQCLVKLALEPQWEAKFEPNSYGFRPAKSTHDAVEAIFNAIRFQPKYVLDADIAKCFDRINHDELLNKLETHPLLRREIKAWLKSGVLDDGLLLPTNEGTPQGGTISPLLANIALHGMEEEIKKYTRTLKGHKVNNEKSLSLIRYADDFIILHKEEEVILKCKQIIEKWLGKLDLVLKPSKTRISHTLNKYEGKKGFDFLGFNIRQYAVGKTHTGQSTNGQPLGFKTIIKPSKDKVRKHIEKIGNVIRKHKSTPQIALIKELNPIIRGWANYYRSVCSKETYSKCDFIMYRQLKRWAERRHSNKSKSWVAKKYWHTYGNRNWVFSTRDEDGMKLLSHSETKIQRHIKVKDNKSPYDGDWIYWTARIGKHPEVSTRMATLLKKQKGRCNDCGHCFKDGDLLEIDHIIPKSRGGKDEYKNLQVLHRHCHDKKTARDGSLTRIYDKEVIREEPCEVKVSRTVLKTSQSSDALA, via the coding sequence ATGACAACGATTAATAAATCGATTGATAAGACAGAAAACTGGCAATCTATCAACTGGAAAAAGGTTGAGATAGAAGTTTTCCGTTTGCAAAAGCGTATTTACAGAGCGAGTCAGAGTGGCAATAAAAAGTTAACCCATAAATTACAAAAACTGTTAACCAGTTCCTATTATGCCAAACTTCTTTCCACCAGAAAAGTAACCCAAGATAATCAAGGTCGAAAAACAGCAGGAGTGGATGGAGTTAAATCTCTGACTCCAAACCAACGCCTTGAAATGGTCAATAACCTGAACTTAAGAGGCAAATCCAAACCTACCCGTAGAGTATGGATACCTAAAGTAGATGGAGAGCAACGACCTCTTGGAATACCATGTATGGAAGAAAGGGTTAGACAATGCTTAGTAAAACTAGCATTAGAACCACAATGGGAAGCCAAGTTCGAGCCTAACAGTTATGGTTTCAGACCAGCCAAATCGACCCATGACGCTGTGGAAGCAATATTCAACGCAATTAGGTTTCAACCAAAATATGTATTGGATGCTGATATAGCAAAATGTTTCGACCGAATCAATCATGATGAATTACTCAATAAACTTGAAACCCATCCACTATTAAGACGTGAAATAAAAGCATGGCTAAAAAGTGGAGTTCTGGATGATGGATTATTACTTCCAACCAATGAGGGTACGCCACAGGGAGGCACTATTTCCCCTTTATTAGCTAACATAGCCTTGCATGGTATGGAAGAAGAAATCAAGAAATATACCAGAACACTAAAAGGACACAAAGTAAATAATGAGAAAAGCCTATCATTAATTAGATATGCCGATGACTTCATAATCCTTCACAAGGAAGAAGAAGTTATCCTCAAATGTAAGCAAATCATAGAAAAATGGCTAGGCAAATTAGACTTAGTATTAAAACCAAGCAAAACTCGCATCTCTCATACCCTAAATAAATATGAAGGGAAAAAGGGATTTGATTTCCTTGGATTCAATATCCGACAGTATGCAGTAGGTAAAACTCACACAGGTCAAAGCACCAATGGGCAACCTCTTGGCTTCAAAACCATTATAAAACCATCAAAGGATAAAGTCAGAAAGCACATTGAAAAGATTGGAAATGTCATCAGAAAGCACAAATCAACGCCACAAATAGCCTTAATCAAGGAACTCAATCCCATCATTAGAGGTTGGGCAAACTATTATCGCTCAGTGTGCAGTAAGGAAACTTATTCTAAATGTGACTTTATAATGTATCGACAACTTAAGAGATGGGCAGAAAGACGACACTCAAATAAATCCAAATCATGGGTAGCCAAAAAATACTGGCACACCTATGGAAATAGAAACTGGGTGTTTTCAACCAGAGATGAAGATGGAATGAAACTACTAAGTCATAGTGAAACTAAAATCCAACGTCACATCAAAGTCAAAGATAACAAATCACCCTATGATGGAGACTGGATTTACTGGACAGCAAGAATAGGCAAACATCCAGAGGTTTCAACCAGAATGGCAACATTGCTCAAAAAGCAAAAAGGAAGATGTAATGATTGCGGACACTGCTTCAAGGACGGAGACTTGTTAGAAATAGACCATATCATCCCAAAATCGAGAGGTGGGAAGGATGAGTATAAAAATCTACAGGTACTACACCGACATTGCCACGATAAAAAGACTGCCAGAGATGGTAGCTTGACTCGTATCTATGACAAGGAGGTTATTAGAGAGGAGCCGTGTGAGGTGAAAGTCTCACGCACGGTTTTGAAGACGAGTCAGAGTAGTGATGCTCTGGCTTAG
- a CDS encoding ParA family protein encodes MFITITGFKGGVGKTTTAVHLACYFSQFGKTLLVDGDPNQSATAWERRGELPFKIVNLMAAAKYSQEYEHIIIDTAARPDAEEMKALVDGCDLLILPTSAEALAIDALLQTVDLLHDLGGDYRILLTMIHPPPVKTGLMARQALMDADLKLFEGEIRRYIAYEKASLMGVPVYESGDRRGKIAWKDYQKIGKEIYS; translated from the coding sequence ATGTTTATTACCATAACGGGATTTAAAGGTGGGGTAGGGAAAACAACGACGGCAGTGCATCTTGCTTGTTACTTTTCCCAGTTTGGTAAAACCTTGTTGGTGGATGGAGATCCAAATCAATCAGCTACGGCATGGGAAAGGCGAGGGGAGTTACCGTTCAAAATAGTTAATTTGATGGCTGCGGCTAAATATTCTCAGGAATATGAGCATATTATTATTGATACTGCCGCGCGCCCTGATGCTGAGGAGATGAAGGCTTTAGTAGATGGTTGCGACTTATTAATATTACCAACTTCGGCGGAAGCTCTTGCCATAGATGCTCTTTTGCAAACCGTTGATTTACTTCACGATTTAGGGGGAGATTATCGAATTTTACTGACGATGATTCATCCACCCCCAGTAAAAACTGGACTAATGGCAAGACAGGCATTAATGGATGCTGATTTGAAACTATTTGAAGGGGAAATCCGCCGTTATATTGCCTATGAAAAAGCGTCTCTGATGGGTGTTCCTGTATATGAATCGGGAGATCGTCGGGGGAAAATTGCATGGAAAGACTATCAAAAAATCGGTAAGGAGATTTATTCATGA
- a CDS encoding TIR domain-containing protein, translating to MSHVSRLYPKKALKESTFVIILLSSISVRKRGYVQQEFKYAIEHSRNKLIDDIYIIPILLDKCDVPDSLNQFQWIKIDNENLFEEILNSLNSQRQTYLSSLSPEVIEVNDYTSISIDLNIDIPVKIDYLCDLPLFYRNNFFDANFVNTFIQQKALNVISENRKWINKNISLFKDRDHLYFEISHEIKKLNKDNLSITIYYNSYFGGVHPNTSIDTLNFAFNPDRVLNFYDVIEDHSANEFVRRCLLRHGSQEQIENLERFVEYITAENINFTFDDKTLEIDFTNQIPRVILALGLLEIPMSDINITI from the coding sequence ATTTCGCACGTATCTCGGCTTTACCCCAAGAAAGCGTTAAAAGAATCAACTTTCGTAATCATATTACTTTCATCAATTTCAGTGAGGAAGAGAGGCTATGTTCAACAAGAATTTAAATATGCCATTGAACATTCAAGAAATAAGCTTATTGATGATATTTATATAATACCTATACTTTTGGATAAATGCGATGTTCCAGACTCGCTTAATCAATTTCAATGGATAAAAATTGATAATGAAAATTTATTTGAAGAAATCCTCAATTCATTAAATTCTCAAAGACAAACATATTTAAGTAGTTTATCTCCAGAAGTTATTGAGGTAAATGATTATACGTCAATATCAATTGATTTAAATATTGATATTCCAGTCAAAATTGACTACCTATGCGATTTGCCTCTTTTCTATAGAAATAATTTCTTTGATGCAAATTTTGTAAATACATTTATTCAACAAAAGGCTCTAAATGTAATAAGTGAAAATAGAAAATGGATAAACAAAAATATTAGTCTTTTCAAAGATAGAGATCATCTATATTTTGAAATTTCTCATGAAATCAAGAAATTAAATAAAGATAACTTAAGTATAACAATATACTATAATTCTTATTTTGGAGGGGTACATCCTAATACAAGTATAGATACATTAAATTTTGCGTTTAATCCAGATAGGGTGTTGAATTTTTACGACGTGATAGAAGATCATAGTGCTAACGAATTTGTTAGAAGATGTTTATTGAGACATGGAAGTCAAGAGCAAATAGAAAATTTAGAAAGATTTGTAGAGTACATAACGGCAGAAAATATAAATTTTACTTTTGATGATAAAACACTTGAAATTGATTTTACTAATCAAATTCCAAGAGTAATTTTAGCATTAGGATTATTAGAAATCCCTATGAGCGATATAAACATAACCATATAA
- a CDS encoding DUF3987 domain-containing protein, protein MTYSNAFRIGEHLDLFTPTNTKGKYICPICGGNDLSIAPDGIKYNCYNSGGEDNSAIAKWVSEQKGLSTQQPQRQEHNKVYSAPKDPIIIATTKDYQSPVTEIIAEYENEASLKKYAMWLNYPGGNKVKRVLTTKRKDGKEKREKNFYGYEKGNDKSKITKIWEPYHLELFSQATGKWILDLEGEKACDHALHRGLISTCILGSKATDIDHIIRLCERIKEYQIKGIIYIADNDKQGLDKAIKTREIVASQGIPFIILPITYLYPEVPEHGDFEEYSKHTKLSPSAIKTNIELTVGANLEELLNIGNSIVTIDSKDNLNKAYNNVHGVGENDFPSIINQFINECSKPIYTEAVYRGKIAEFCSQYPVSPVILEKAIKAKKEEDNRVNDIEELSPRVDDLLKIPHETLDLKKILSDFFGLMFEQEALNLPTNPMALFTILLATLGGAIGTRRSVVLQDNPKYRQPCILRTAIVADSGKKKTPTTMTIIKALKDKNVEAYDRYQDELREYEEDQQLPSDKQANLPMPTLTRYMIEDSTIDGLLLAHKENPKGFLCFCDELSGYFERLNKFYSGDDIARELQLYDGGQIIKTRASKDNNIFLKKTAVSILGTIQWSVLEKIFNNFQDARGISARWFFWGGELPKEYLPDSFIDTGLSELLRHVIDEITKLEESDLVVPTEVYPIFKNAQRKLIDIKETLPTEQLRAKYSKGEGAILRVAGILHTWHYVLNTGYVDSPTVINERIMKLAIEVVFYYLRQFEYVATKCQKDFMDARLVKILELVAKKGEVTASQVKRFIWEFKNLPTTEIDELLLLLIENEKLIRVPTNKGVKVRIK, encoded by the coding sequence ATGACATATAGTAATGCTTTTAGAATAGGGGAACATCTTGACCTATTCACTCCGACAAACACCAAGGGTAAGTACATTTGCCCTATTTGTGGAGGTAATGACTTATCCATAGCACCTGATGGAATAAAGTATAACTGCTATAACTCAGGTGGTGAAGATAATTCAGCTATAGCTAAGTGGGTATCTGAACAGAAAGGGTTATCTACCCAGCAACCCCAAAGACAAGAGCATAACAAGGTATATTCTGCACCTAAAGATCCGATTATTATAGCTACCACAAAGGATTATCAATCACCTGTGACAGAGATAATAGCCGAGTATGAAAATGAAGCATCACTGAAAAAGTATGCCATGTGGTTAAACTACCCGGGGGGAAACAAGGTAAAAAGAGTATTAACCACTAAAAGAAAGGATGGTAAGGAGAAAAGGGAAAAAAACTTTTACGGTTATGAAAAGGGTAATGACAAGTCAAAGATTACAAAGATTTGGGAACCGTACCACCTTGAATTATTCTCCCAAGCCACGGGTAAGTGGATATTAGATCTTGAAGGGGAAAAGGCTTGTGATCATGCTTTACATAGGGGTTTAATTAGCACTTGCATATTGGGGAGTAAAGCCACAGACATAGACCACATAATAAGACTCTGTGAACGGATTAAGGAATATCAGATTAAAGGCATAATCTACATTGCCGATAATGATAAACAAGGATTAGACAAGGCAATCAAGACGAGGGAAATTGTAGCATCTCAGGGCATACCCTTCATCATTCTACCCATCACCTACTTATATCCAGAAGTACCAGAACATGGTGATTTTGAAGAATACTCAAAGCATACTAAGTTAAGCCCCTCAGCTATTAAAACCAACATTGAATTGACCGTGGGGGCAAACCTAGAAGAACTCTTAAATATTGGCAATTCAATTGTAACAATTGACAGTAAGGATAATTTAAACAAAGCCTATAATAATGTCCATGGGGTCGGGGAGAATGATTTTCCCAGTATTATTAATCAATTCATCAATGAGTGTAGCAAACCTATTTACACTGAAGCTGTTTACAGGGGGAAGATAGCTGAGTTTTGTTCACAATATCCTGTTAGCCCTGTAATACTTGAAAAGGCAATCAAGGCAAAAAAAGAAGAGGATAACCGAGTTAATGATATTGAGGAGTTATCCCCACGGGTTGATGACCTATTAAAAATACCCCATGAAACCCTAGACCTTAAAAAGATACTAAGTGATTTTTTTGGGTTAATGTTTGAGCAAGAAGCCCTCAACCTACCTACAAACCCTATGGCTTTATTTACAATCCTTTTGGCTACCCTTGGTGGTGCTATTGGTACTAGAAGAAGCGTTGTACTACAGGATAACCCTAAATACAGACAGCCCTGCATCTTAAGAACTGCTATCGTTGCTGATAGTGGGAAAAAGAAAACCCCCACCACCATGACTATTATTAAGGCTCTAAAGGATAAAAATGTAGAAGCCTATGACCGTTATCAGGATGAACTAAGGGAATATGAGGAAGACCAGCAATTGCCATCTGATAAACAAGCTAATTTACCAATGCCTACGTTAACAAGGTATATGATAGAGGACAGCACCATTGATGGATTATTATTAGCTCACAAAGAAAACCCCAAAGGCTTCTTATGTTTCTGTGATGAGCTATCAGGATACTTTGAACGGTTAAACAAGTTTTATAGTGGTGATGACATCGCCCGTGAACTGCAATTATATGATGGTGGTCAAATCATTAAGACCCGTGCTAGTAAGGATAATAATATTTTTCTCAAGAAAACCGCCGTATCCATTCTAGGTACGATTCAATGGTCAGTCCTTGAAAAAATATTTAACAATTTTCAAGATGCTAGGGGTATCAGTGCCCGTTGGTTTTTTTGGGGCGGTGAACTACCCAAGGAATATTTACCTGATAGCTTTATTGATACCGGACTATCTGAGTTACTGCGTCATGTCATTGATGAGATAACCAAGTTGGAAGAATCAGATTTGGTCGTGCCTACTGAGGTTTATCCCATATTCAAGAACGCTCAAAGAAAATTGATTGATATTAAAGAGACTTTGCCCACTGAACAATTAAGAGCTAAGTATAGTAAGGGTGAGGGTGCTATATTACGGGTTGCTGGTATCTTGCACACATGGCATTACGTCCTTAACACAGGATATGTGGACAGCCCCACCGTTATCAATGAAAGGATAATGAAGTTAGCCATTGAGGTTGTTTTCTATTACCTCAGACAGTTTGAGTATGTGGCTACCAAGTGCCAAAAAGATTTCATGGACGCAAGACTGGTTAAAATCCTTGAACTGGTAGCCAAAAAGGGTGAGGTTACGGCTTCTCAAGTAAAAAGATTTATATGGGAGTTTAAGAATTTACC
- a CDS encoding relaxase/mobilization nuclease domain-containing protein, whose protein sequence is MPVAKQIKGSDFYRCISYLLDREEKEIIESNLSGKTAIALSNKFELCCQLNGRMRKPVYHATISFNPNESELDNKRLKAIAYDYLHGMGFGEEEPDLDKLEKEKRKGEGRMFAKESLAVPYVVVKHNDTEHQHIHIVAGRVRYDGSCVSSYWDYRKSERVLRILENYHGLSSPEGTEVLQELRDILDRGKEQCKDFKELDLALNQEGVKVYKKKSGIVYGYKNSHYKGNTLGAKYTLQGMNKVLDIKGLEDYQTTTPNFEFDDEFIKRLEQYRNTMEQLLKNQDTESYRGDYYAIKRSKKSLVVSKVDNSDEMIKWIKPAPNKPWILNNFRFTRDTYDDFEEKTKRVKNTLEVQEKERVKQLETVKKQQEIQKKLVEQIPSPQSPSGTTTTNSGTNRRRRGR, encoded by the coding sequence ATGCCCGTAGCAAAACAAATAAAAGGAAGTGACTTCTACCGATGTATATCGTACTTACTTGATAGGGAAGAAAAAGAAATCATAGAAAGTAACCTGTCAGGTAAAACAGCGATCGCCCTTAGTAACAAATTTGAATTATGTTGTCAGTTAAATGGAAGGATGAGAAAGCCTGTATATCACGCCACAATCTCATTTAACCCGAATGAAAGTGAGTTGGATAATAAGAGGTTGAAAGCGATCGCCTATGATTATTTACATGGGATGGGCTTTGGGGAAGAAGAGCCTGATTTAGATAAGTTGGAGAAGGAGAAAAGGAAGGGTGAAGGGCGAATGTTTGCCAAAGAATCCCTTGCTGTACCTTATGTGGTGGTGAAACATAACGATACGGAACATCAACATATCCATATTGTGGCGGGTAGGGTAAGATATGACGGAAGCTGTGTATCTAGTTATTGGGATTACCGTAAGTCAGAAAGGGTATTGAGGATATTGGAAAACTACCACGGATTATCAAGTCCTGAAGGCACGGAAGTATTACAGGAGTTGAGAGATATTTTAGATAGGGGTAAGGAGCAATGTAAGGATTTTAAAGAGTTAGATTTAGCCCTAAACCAAGAGGGGGTAAAGGTTTACAAGAAGAAGAGCGGTATTGTTTATGGTTACAAAAATAGTCACTATAAGGGTAATACTTTAGGAGCAAAATATACTCTACAGGGGATGAATAAGGTATTGGATATAAAGGGATTAGAGGACTATCAAACCACTACCCCCAACTTTGAGTTTGATGATGAGTTTATTAAAAGGTTAGAGCAGTATAGGAATACCATGGAACAACTACTGAAAAATCAAGATACTGAGAGTTATAGGGGTGATTATTATGCCATTAAAAGGAGTAAGAAAAGTTTGGTGGTGAGTAAGGTTGATAATTCTGATGAGATGATTAAGTGGATTAAACCTGCACCCAATAAACCATGGATACTCAATAACTTTAGGTTTACAAGGGATACTTATGATGATTTTGAGGAGAAGACAAAACGAGTAAAAAACACCCTTGAGGTGCAGGAGAAAGAGAGGGTTAAACAACTCGAAACTGTCAAAAAACAGCAGGAGATTCAAAAGAAATTAGTGGAGCAGATACCCTCACCACAATCGCCCTCGGGAACTACCACTACTAACTCAGGAACTAACAGAAGGAGAAGGGGAAGATAA
- a CDS encoding putative toxin-antitoxin system toxin component, PIN family: MTVKIVVDTNIFISAVISKYGASRGVIRGCLEGNYLPLMGNSLFAEYESLINRDEIIKKSALTVAEIEILLASFMSVCRWTSIYYLWRPNLKDEADNYLIELALAGNAQFIITNNIKDFRGAELLFPQLQIIQPEYFLEV; the protein is encoded by the coding sequence ATGACTGTTAAGATAGTAGTTGATACAAATATTTTTATTAGTGCTGTTATTAGTAAATATGGGGCATCCAGAGGGGTTATTAGGGGATGTTTAGAGGGTAACTATTTACCTTTAATGGGTAATAGTTTATTTGCTGAATATGAATCTTTAATTAATAGAGATGAGATTATCAAAAAATCCGCTTTGACTGTAGCTGAAATAGAAATTTTATTAGCTTCCTTTATGAGTGTTTGTCGCTGGACCTCAATTTACTATTTATGGCGACCTAATCTTAAAGATGAAGCTGATAATTATTTAATAGAGTTAGCTTTGGCTGGTAATGCTCAGTTTATTATAACTAATAATATTAAAGATTTTCGAGGTGCAGAATTACTGTTTCCTCAGTTACAAATTATTCAACCAGAATATTTTTTAGAGGTATAA
- a CDS encoding HNH endonuclease has translation MSKSRYPDNWNEIAFKQKEKVKWQCQKCGVQCLKPGDKTAHLSKSDRAKLTLVVHHSNYQPEDNREENLICLCTACHLSYHTGKRGNISIGQLSLDLDF, from the coding sequence ATGAGCAAGAGTCGTTATCCCGATAACTGGAATGAGATTGCTTTCAAACAAAAGGAGAAAGTCAAGTGGCAGTGTCAAAAATGCGGTGTGCAGTGCCTTAAGCCGGGGGATAAAACTGCTCATCTTAGTAAATCAGATCGTGCGAAATTGACATTGGTGGTTCATCATTCTAATTATCAACCAGAGGATAACAGGGAGGAGAATCTAATTTGCCTTTGTACTGCTTGTCATTTGAGTTACCATACTGGCAAACGTGGAAATATCAGCATCGGTCAGTTATCCCTAGATTTAGATTTTTAG
- a CDS encoding toll/interleukin-1 receptor domain-containing protein, whose product MFKEVFISHAREDYETAEKIYDYLEQKGYLPWLDKKKLKVGMQWEYEIKKG is encoded by the coding sequence ATGTTTAAAGAAGTATTTATAAGCCATGCAAGAGAAGATTATGAAACCGCCGAGAAAATTTATGATTATCTTGAACAAAAAGGCTATTTGCCTTGGCTAGACAAGAAAAAATTAAAAGTTGGAATGCAGTGGGAGTATGAAATCAAGAAGGGGTAA